From a region of the Drosophila gunungcola strain Sukarami chromosome X unlocalized genomic scaffold, Dgunungcola_SK_2 000039F, whole genome shotgun sequence genome:
- the LOC128260782 gene encoding uncharacterized protein LOC128260782 isoform X2: MPNSERPRSRPKHRNKTRIRTRAPTPEDFLESHLLHNLLASHHHPDIESQLEDLGSESNYEFDTQDEDGDDGNVELLHGLNLKMERSKNAIEDNQEEFNDKSDPVILAEDAGEFFNPPALEEIPSLSPQMYPYPMNHRPSFMGKCTPPKVRGQGFDPPFLYPEFIAKNQESRVKYIFTLVDSLVLQMEHFRKLSEHSDNERDTKTHSTGTVPKSRPQNRCFINKFVHDYPCCMEPKKLNQSKNQRYANSSEQSYHRSLEMNPELELDLDCEFGMDHIEKFRANKVRDFSFGEPGIATDREEITDNTVKKEVTKKNEPRLKSGHREFFDGFSKCEDFRVRKASSKRFEREPKWLIDEARTTRPCTPITRPCTPEPGHNKIQNSANTNWDFLIYKDSYTSGKAKARGIAKETADERAPLTVNNGNRVYRIPRKKEITLNEIRRI; this comes from the exons ATGCCGAACAGCGAGAGACCCCGTTCCCGACCAAAGCACCGGAATAAAACCAGGATTCGAACTCGGGCCCCCACGCCGGAGGATTTCCTGGAGAGTCACCTACTCCACAACCTTCTGGCCAGTCACCACCATCCAGACATCGAGTCTCAACTGGAAGATCTTGGGAGCGAGAGTAACTACGAGTTCGACACTCAGGACGAGGATGGGGATGATGGAAATGTTGAGCTTCTGCATGGGTTAAACTTAAAG aTGGAGCGGTCAAAAAATGCGATAGAGGATAATCAAGAGGAGTTTAATGACAAGTCAGATCCCGTGATTCTGGCCGAGGATGCTGGGGAGTTTTTTAATCCTCCGGCATTGGAAGAGATTCCGTCTCTGTCTCCGCAAATGTATCCCTATCCCATGAACCACCGCCCTAGTTTTATGGGCAAATGCACACCGCCAAAGGTCAGAGGTCAGGGATTCGATCCGCCCTTTCTATATCCCGAATTCATTGCCAAAAACCAGGAAAGTCGTGTGAAGT ACATTTTCACTTTGGTGGATAGTTTGGTGCTGCAAATGGAGCATTTCCGTAAATTAAGCGAGCACTCAGACAACGAAAGAGACACAAAAACGCATTCCACAGGAACAGTGCCCAAATCCAGGCCCCAAAATCGGTGCtttataaataagtttgtCCATGACTATCCTTGTTGCATGGAGCCAAAAAAACTGAACCAATCTA AGAATCAACGTTACGCTAATAGTAGTGAGCAATCATATCATCGATCTCTGGAGATGAATCCGGAGTTAGAACTCGATTTGGACTGCGAGTTCGGAATGGACCACATCGAGAAGTTTCGAGCCAATAAGGTTCGTGATTTTTCCTTTGGAGAACCAGGAATTGCAACGGATAGGGAAGAAATCACTGATAATACTGTCAAAAAGGAAGTGACCAAAAAGAATG agcCCCGTTTAAAAAGTGGCCACCGTGAATTTTTCGACGGATTCTCGAAATGTGAGGACTTTAGGGTGCGCAAGGCCTCCTCTAAGCGCTTTGAAAGGGAGCCAAAATGGCTGATAGATGAGGCCAGAACCACACGACCTTGCACTCCCATCACACGACCTTGTACTCCCGAGCCGGGCCATAATAAGATCCAGAACTCAGCAAACACAAATTGggactttttaatttataaggaCTCATACACATCCG